The sequence ATAAGATGTTTATACCTGAACTGATTAAAGAAAATTTTCTTTTTTTTAGGTTGCAGAGTATTCCGGACATTATGTGTTCAACAATTTTAGCTCCTATATTTGATTTTGAAGGTTTCTCGCTTTTAAATGAGGGTGTCCCTAACGATATTCAGTACCTATGTATTACTATTTCCTCTGATGTTAAAGGTGGCTATGTGATCTTGCAATGGTCCAAAAATGATGAGATTACAAGCTCATTTATCTCTTCTTTTTACAATGTTGATTGTGATTTCAATAAGTTAATGGCTTATATTATGTTGTTTACGGATTTTGTATTTTCTCCTAATTGGTGGGAGGCATTACCTGATAACCAAAAAGAGATAATTACGCACTTTGCTATGGCTCCGCATTTCATATCATTACTTGAAGATATGGGGGTTCCTTTAAAGGTCTATAACAATTTTCTATCAAAAGGTATAAATTTTGTAGATTGGAGAGTGGTTGAGTGTAAAACAAATGCATAACAATAACGGTTAAGTCGATTCAGGCTGCTTGAATTGAACATAACGCCCGTTCTATGCACCAAAACAAAAGGTCAGCTATTAGCTGACTTTTTGTTGAATCTCGCAAATAGTAGAGATTAGAAAATATATCACCAATCAGCATTAATAGATTGTGAATGAGTATTTACGTTAACAAGAAAAGGGGCAATAATGTGTTGAATGAACGTCTAACATTGAAACAACTCATACGCCTTATTTTACCCACCTTTAGTAAGGAATGTGATCGGTGATGTAGGCTGCCCATAAAAAATTTCTGTATAAGTCCCAAACAAAAAAGAGCCGCTAAAAAGCGGCTCTTGATTTTCAAACTATGTTAAAACAACCATAACGTGATAATTGTGATTCCTTTCATTTCAAAAAGTTACCAAAAAAACAACCATATGTTGATGTTTTTGTGAAAGCGCAGCTTTGCTCAACCAACACCTGAAAGAAAACTACTTTCAAATATGGGTAATTTTATTTAGCCGATTTGCTTAGGTAGGCTCTTGCATTACTTTAATTGGAACTCGAAATCAAAAAAGAAGCAGCCTAGTGCTGCTTCTGTCTATTGTTTAATGATTAAAGTGTTCTGGCAACCTCAAAACCATCCCAGATGGCGGTCATGATGGTACGAGCTTTCTGGCTATCACCAATGTTAAACACAGTATCCACGTCCAACTCATTAGCCAGCGCCTCATGAAGGTGATCTTCAGCCTTATAGCCTAAAGCTAAAACTACATGGTCAGAAAGAATTTCCATCTCTTTGTAGTCACTCTTAACCAACACACCTGTATCAGTGATGGTTTGTAGTAAAGTTGAAGTCAACACTGTCACTTGCTCTTTAACCAGCAGCTCTTTTAGCATTTGATAGTTAGCAAAACAAGTACCGTGCGGACCACCGATGATGTCATCGCTTCCCTCAATTAAAGTCACAGCTTTACCCTGTTGCGCCATCCACAATGCAGCCTCAGCACCAACTAAACCACCACCAATCACGGTGACTTTGTCTCCTGTGATCTTGTCTGGATTCATCAGCATGTCTTCTGCAACAATCACATGAGGCTTATCTTGGCCTGATAACCATTTTGGCTTCACTGGGAGCGAACCTGTCGCAAAGATAACGCTGTTTGGATTAAACGATTCAATGGTCTCTTTATCTGCCGTAACGTCAAAACGCACATCCACGTTCTTACGCTCCATCTCACCTGCAAACCATTCAATCAATAACTTGTCATCATGCTTGAACGGAGGTTGGCTACCCGGGATAACGTTTCCGCCAAGTTTTTTTGATTTTTCAAGCAGTGTCACCTTATGACCACGTTCTGAGGCAATACGCGCTGCTTCCATACCTGCAACACCGCCACCGACAACCACGACGTTCTGGCTACGATGGGTTGGCGCTAAGCGAAACTCTTCTTCACGGCCACAGCTTGGGTTCACCGCGCAAGACAAGTTCCCCACTTCTGCCATACGACCTAAACAGCCTAAGTGACACGAAAGACAAGGACGCACCTCTTCAAAACGACCACGGCGAATCTTGTTAACCGTATCTGGGTCAGCCAGCAGTGGGCGCCCCATTGATATACCATCAGAGATGCCATTCTCGACTGCATGCGCTGCTAGATCGGGGTTTTCCATGCGACCAGACATCAGTACTGGCACATCGACCACCTCTGACACTGCCTTACAGTAAGGCTTGTACATTCCAGGTTCGAAGTAGTTAGGCGGATGGTTCCAGTACCATGAATCGTAGGTACCAGCATCCACATTCAATGCATCGAAACCGGCATCTTGAAGGTATTTGGCCGCTTTAAGGCCCTCTTCCATATCACGACCAACTTCCTCAGCTACTTCGCCAGGAAGAATACCTTGGCCAAAGCCTTTCATGTTCCCTTTCACTGAGTAGCGAAGCGAAACAGGAAAATGCTCGCCACACACGGCTTTAATGCCCTTTACGATTTCAACCGCAAAGCGGTAGCGGTTTTCAAAACTACCGCCGTATTGGTCAGTACGCTGGTTAAAAAATTCCATGGTGAACTGGTCAAGCAAATAGCCTTCATGCACTGCATGGATTTCAACACCATCGAAGCCCGCTTTTTGCGCAATCGCCGCAGACTCAACAAACTTACCGATAAAGTACTTCACCTCATCCGTCGTTAGTTCTCGATGCTGAATAGAAGGATCAAAACGGTTTGGCGCGTCAGAAGGCGCTATCGATTTATCTTCTGGGGTAAAGCCTGGAATACAAGAACGCCCCCAACCTGCAGTCAACTGAGCAAAAATTTTCGCACCGTAAGTGTGAACGCGCTCAGTCATCTCTTTGGCACTACGAATATAGGCCGTTGGGTGGTTGGTTGGACACGGAAGAGAAGGCATTGGAAATTGTTCCAACTCGTTTTCGACCATTTGTACACCAGTAATAATCAAGCCTACGCCGCCACGAGCGCGCGCGACATAATACTCAACGCCACGTTGGTTGTAGGCCCCGTCGCCGTCGACACAGCCCAATGTACCCATTGGCGCCATCGAATACCGGTTTTTCAGTTTCAAGGAGCCAATTTTCATTGGCTCAAAAAGGATTTTGTGCTGTTGTTTTAACATTGAACACTCCACATTATTGGTATGCCACCAAAATAGTTAGTGACAGAATCTGCGAGTATTAAAACAACCCTCAACGCTCATTACTTGGCAAAACAGGACATCTAATTAACCGTTCAAGACATCCCAATTTTTTTTGATATGAATCATAATCAGGCGCCCTTCATCTTAGTGTCTTGCCTTATTGACATTGGCGGTACGCCCGTCCATCTCTTAAACGCACGCGAAAAAGTGCTCAAGTCTGAAAAACCAAGTTGGTAGGCGATTTCGGTCATATTGACTTTTCCGGCATCAAGGAGGTGTAGCGCTTTTTCAAGCTTATACTTTTCGATAACCCCTCGATAACTGGTATTTTGCTGTGAAAGATGTCGATTTAAGGTGCGTAAGTTCATATTCAGCGCATCGGCAATCACACGGCCATTTACATCAACTAAGTTACTCTGTTTATTGAGGAAGTGATAAATCTGAAGAATCAAATCATCTTTTTTCAGCCGTTCCGCCTCTTCTCGTAATAGGTTCACACAAGAAAAATGAAGATTTTTGTCACTATGGGTGAGGGGAATATGAAGAAAACGCTTAGGTATAACCAACTTACGGATCGGTGCCCCTTCCACTATTGTGCAGCGCATTACCTGCTCTAGTAGCGCGTTTTCTTCCTCGCGATAACGATGCTCTATCAAACAAACATCCAGCATCACTTTGCTATTGCTTAACACCTTGTGAATGATTTTAATCACCACGGCGATAAACAAGGTGATCCCAAGGTAACTGACTTTTGAATCGTTACCCAGCGACTCCGTATCCATCACCCAAAGCTCGGCATTTCCTTGGCGATCACGTTTGTAAACCAATCGCACTGGCGCACTCAATACGATCACGTACTCCTGCAGCACTCTCAGCAAGCTGTCAAGATCTCGCGCCGTCCATAGCGCAGTCGAAAAACTGCCAAACGTCAATGACTCTACAGTCTCGGCAATGTTAGCCAACATGATTGGTGTCTCATTTTGCTGATACGCGTGATAAAGCGCAGAGCGTAAATCCTGCACATTGACCCTAGCTTCGTCATTGCAACGAATAGCTTGAATCAACGACTCCTCTCCTATCGGCTTCAACAACTTTACCCATCCAGCATGGACAGAAAGCGCGTTGTCAAAAACGGATTTTTTATGATTCATATCACTTAACACCCTAAATTTGTGACCCAATACACAAAGGTTAACACTGTCTTAACTTGCATACTAGCTGTCTTAAAAAGCCAAATATTGACCTCCATCAACAGAGTAAGCTGTATGCAGTGAAACGGACTTTCTTCCCTACATAAATCACATTGGACATGATGCATCAGACATTTTCACGGTTGAGAAGTCGATGTCGAATAGTTCAATATACGAAAACAGAGAGCGTCACTATGACTGACTGGAAAAATCAATTCGCCGAAAAAATCATCTCGTTGGAGTCGGCAGTAGGCAAAATTGAATCGGGCGATAAAATCTGGGCTGGTGGCTTGTTGTCGATGCCAGTTATTTTTCTACAGGAACTCGACAAACACCTGAACCAATTTCACGGCTGTGAGCTATACACAGGCCTAATGACTTACCCATACGAATTCCTAAAACCTCAATATAAAGAGAACTTCAAACACATCAGTCTTTTCATGGGCCCGCTAGAGCGCAAGTGCCAGCATGGCGGTAACATTGAAGTCATGAACTTCCACTTCTCAAACTTCAAGCAAACGTTCGCAAAACTACAACCAAACACAGTCATTATTGAGGTGACTCCACCAAATGCTGATGGTTACGTAAGCCTAGGCGCGTGTGGCGGTGTTGGCAGCAAAGAAGCCCTGAAGTACGCAGAAAAAGTCCTTTTCGTGGTGAACGACCAACAGCCATTCATCGGCAACAAGGATAACCTTATTCATATTGACTACGCTGACTTCATTATTGAAGGCCACCACAGTGTTGCCACGCCAAAAGCGGGCGAATCAAGCGAACTAGAGCAACAAATTGCCGAGCACGTTAGTCCCTACATTAAAGACGGCATGACGGTACAAATTGGTATTGGTACCATTTCTAATGCAATGGGCATGGCGCTACGAGACCGCAAAGACTTGGGTATCCACACTGAGATGTTTACCGAATCTTTGATGGAAATGTGTAAAGCGGGCGCGGTGAGCGGCAAGCTAAAAAACTACAAGCCGAACAAAATCATCACTGCATTTGCAGCCGGTCCTCAAGAAGTGATGGACTTCCTGCACAACAACGAAGCAATTGAAATGGGTGGTATGGCCGATGTGGTCGACGCTTACGAAGTCGCCAAAAACGACAACTTCGTTTCAATCAACACCTGTGTCATGGTTGATGTGGTTGGTCAAGTCGCGTCTGAAGGCGTCGGCTTCTCACAAATTTCTGGCTCTGGCGGTCAGCTTGACTTCGTTCGCGCGGCGGGCATGTCTAAAGGCGGCGTCAGCATTCTGGCCCTATCTTCAACACGTGATGGTAAAGAAGGTCTGGAGTCAAACATCCGCATTGCACTTCCAACAGGAACACCTATCACTACGCCTCGCAACGACACGCAAGTTGTTGTCACCGAATACGGCGCAGCCGACCTACGTGGTTTGACGACGCCACAACGCGTGAAAACCCTCATCAACATTGCTCACCCAAAGTTTAGAGATGAGCTTCTAGAGCAAGCGACAAAACTTGGTTTGGCTAAATAAGGAGTCCAGATTATGTACAAAGGTCAATTTTTTACCCTAAATACACTGGGCGACAAGCAATCGGTTGAACTAGTCTTCAACGCTGAAAAAGATCCAGTCAATACACTACGTAATGCCGCGCTAACAGAGCTTGAAGCGTGTATTACTCTTCTTGAACAAGATAAGCCAAAAGGCCTCATCATTCGTTCTGGAAAAAAGCTATTCAGTGCAGGTGCTGATGTGAAAGCCTTCCGCGATCTATTTAAAGACGGTGACGCGGCGATTACACCTTTCCTAGATTGGGTACACTCTATCTACAACCGCATTGAAGATCTCGATTGCCCAAAAGTAGCGATCATCAATGGTGTAGCGGCGGGCGGCGGTGTTGAGCTGTCTTTATTAGCTGACTACCGCTTAGCAACTGCCGATGCGAAAATCAGTTTACCAGAAGTGAAACTTGGCATTATGCCTGGTTGGGGCGGCGTTACGCGTCTTCCACGTATCGTTGGCGTTGATACAGCTCTGGCTTGGCTGACTACAGGCAAAAATTTCTCAGCTGAGAAAGCGCTAAGTGATCACGTGGTTGACGGTATCATTGAACCAAACCAAGAAAATCAGGTAGAGCAAGCGCTGCGCGTTATCGAGCGTGCGCAGTGCGGTGAACTGGACTGGCAGGCACGTCAATCAGAAAAATGTCAAGCCCTGCCAATCAATGACCTAGAGCTAGCGATGTCAGTTAATGTCGCTCGCGGCATGGTGGCAAAAGTGGCAGGCCCTCACTACCCTGCCCCTGGCATTATTCTCGATACCGTATTCAACGCTGCGCGTTGCACTCGTGATGAAGCGTTGAAAGTTGAAGCAAAAGGCATCGTGGCTTGTGCAGAAAGCGGGGTCGCTGATGCACTGGTGAATGTTTTCCTAAGCGATATGGCGGTAAAAGCGGCGGCGAAAAAGCACGCTGAACAGTCTGATGTGAGCAAAACGGCGCAAGTCGGCGTGATCGGCGCAGGCATCATGGGTGGTGGCATTGCCTATGTGAGTGCCGACCGTGGCATTGATGTGGTGATGAAAGACATCAACAAGCAAGGTCTCGATCTTGGTCTATCAGAAGCGAACAACCTTTTAACCAAGCAAGTCGAACGTAACAAGAAAACCCCACGCGAGATGGGCAATGTCCTAAATCGCATCGTGCCGACACTGCACGACGCGACACTGGAAGACACCGACCTGATCATCGAAGCAGTGGTTGAAAACCCAATGGTGAAAGAGAAAGTACTGGCTCAACTTGAAGAGACGGCACCTAACGCCATCATCGCATCAAATACATCAACGTTGATGATCAGTGGGCTAGCTCAGGCACTGAAAAAACCTGAAAACTTCTGTGGTATCCACTTCTTTAACCCGGTACACCGTATGCCGCTAGTCGAAGTGATTCGTGGCGAAAAAACCTCAACGGAAACCATCGCCAAAGCGGTTAACTATGTTCTTCAATTAGGCAAAGTGCCTGTAGTAGTGAATGATTGTGCAGGCTTCTTGGTAAATCGCTGCCTAACCCCTTACTTCCTTGCATTCAACCAACTGCTGGTAGACGGCGGTAACATTGCACAAGCAGACAAAGTGATGAGCAAAGGCTTTGGATGGCCAATGGGCCCAGCGCACCTTGCAGATGTGATTGGCCTTGATACGGCTAAGCACTGTATGGATGTGATGGA is a genomic window of Vibrio crassostreae containing:
- a CDS encoding oxidoreductase, whose amino-acid sequence is MLKQQHKILFEPMKIGSLKLKNRYSMAPMGTLGCVDGDGAYNQRGVEYYVARARGGVGLIITGVQMVENELEQFPMPSLPCPTNHPTAYIRSAKEMTERVHTYGAKIFAQLTAGWGRSCIPGFTPEDKSIAPSDAPNRFDPSIQHRELTTDEVKYFIGKFVESAAIAQKAGFDGVEIHAVHEGYLLDQFTMEFFNQRTDQYGGSFENRYRFAVEIVKGIKAVCGEHFPVSLRYSVKGNMKGFGQGILPGEVAEEVGRDMEEGLKAAKYLQDAGFDALNVDAGTYDSWYWNHPPNYFEPGMYKPYCKAVSEVVDVPVLMSGRMENPDLAAHAVENGISDGISMGRPLLADPDTVNKIRRGRFEEVRPCLSCHLGCLGRMAEVGNLSCAVNPSCGREEEFRLAPTHRSQNVVVVGGGVAGMEAARIASERGHKVTLLEKSKKLGGNVIPGSQPPFKHDDKLLIEWFAGEMERKNVDVRFDVTADKETIESFNPNSVIFATGSLPVKPKWLSGQDKPHVIVAEDMLMNPDKITGDKVTVIGGGLVGAEAALWMAQQGKAVTLIEGSDDIIGGPHGTCFANYQMLKELLVKEQVTVLTSTLLQTITDTGVLVKSDYKEMEILSDHVVLALGYKAEDHLHEALANELDVDTVFNIGDSQKARTIMTAIWDGFEVARTL
- a CDS encoding helix-turn-helix domain-containing protein; the protein is MNHKKSVFDNALSVHAGWVKLLKPIGEESLIQAIRCNDEARVNVQDLRSALYHAYQQNETPIMLANIAETVESLTFGSFSTALWTARDLDSLLRVLQEYVIVLSAPVRLVYKRDRQGNAELWVMDTESLGNDSKVSYLGITLFIAVVIKIIHKVLSNSKVMLDVCLIEHRYREEENALLEQVMRCTIVEGAPIRKLVIPKRFLHIPLTHSDKNLHFSCVNLLREEAERLKKDDLILQIYHFLNKQSNLVDVNGRVIADALNMNLRTLNRHLSQQNTSYRGVIEKYKLEKALHLLDAGKVNMTEIAYQLGFSDLSTFSRAFKRWTGVPPMSIRQDTKMKGA
- a CDS encoding acetyl-CoA hydrolase/transferase family protein; this encodes MTDWKNQFAEKIISLESAVGKIESGDKIWAGGLLSMPVIFLQELDKHLNQFHGCELYTGLMTYPYEFLKPQYKENFKHISLFMGPLERKCQHGGNIEVMNFHFSNFKQTFAKLQPNTVIIEVTPPNADGYVSLGACGGVGSKEALKYAEKVLFVVNDQQPFIGNKDNLIHIDYADFIIEGHHSVATPKAGESSELEQQIAEHVSPYIKDGMTVQIGIGTISNAMGMALRDRKDLGIHTEMFTESLMEMCKAGAVSGKLKNYKPNKIITAFAAGPQEVMDFLHNNEAIEMGGMADVVDAYEVAKNDNFVSINTCVMVDVVGQVASEGVGFSQISGSGGQLDFVRAAGMSKGGVSILALSSTRDGKEGLESNIRIALPTGTPITTPRNDTQVVVTEYGAADLRGLTTPQRVKTLINIAHPKFRDELLEQATKLGLAK
- the fadB gene encoding fatty acid oxidation complex subunit alpha FadB — translated: MYKGQFFTLNTLGDKQSVELVFNAEKDPVNTLRNAALTELEACITLLEQDKPKGLIIRSGKKLFSAGADVKAFRDLFKDGDAAITPFLDWVHSIYNRIEDLDCPKVAIINGVAAGGGVELSLLADYRLATADAKISLPEVKLGIMPGWGGVTRLPRIVGVDTALAWLTTGKNFSAEKALSDHVVDGIIEPNQENQVEQALRVIERAQCGELDWQARQSEKCQALPINDLELAMSVNVARGMVAKVAGPHYPAPGIILDTVFNAARCTRDEALKVEAKGIVACAESGVADALVNVFLSDMAVKAAAKKHAEQSDVSKTAQVGVIGAGIMGGGIAYVSADRGIDVVMKDINKQGLDLGLSEANNLLTKQVERNKKTPREMGNVLNRIVPTLHDATLEDTDLIIEAVVENPMVKEKVLAQLEETAPNAIIASNTSTLMISGLAQALKKPENFCGIHFFNPVHRMPLVEVIRGEKTSTETIAKAVNYVLQLGKVPVVVNDCAGFLVNRCLTPYFLAFNQLLVDGGNIAQADKVMSKGFGWPMGPAHLADVIGLDTAKHCMDVMDEAFPTRLGKPQVNLIEMLCEREQLGQKSEHGFYSYQKDRKGRLQLSLSIDTQVLLDSECATPAVFSDEDVTMRMMLPMMFEAIRCLDEGIISSPQEGDIAFVYGTGFPPFRGGIFYYMDSLGLDNLVELAQKYEALGSLYAIPQGLIERANNNQSFYA